Genomic DNA from Naumovozyma dairenensis CBS 421 chromosome 11, complete genome:
GTGGAAACCAAGATCTGTCAAAAACGCCTGATATTCAAGAGAAGCCATACATAACTTTATTGATATAATGCATAACCCAGTAGATCAACTACTAATAAACGTTTCGGAGACGTACGGAATCGATAATTTCACGTTAAGATACGCTCTTTGCTTGCTAGGTTCTTTTCCAGCAAATGCTATTCTGAAAAGAATACCAGATGAGAAGCAAAAGTCAAAATGTCtctatattattttcatttcaaTGTTCTATTTATTTGGTATTTTGAACCTTTCTAGCGGGTTTAGAACTCTCTTCATTAGTTCAATGTTTACATTCTTAATTACAAGATTTTATCATTCCAAATTCATGCCACATTtaaatttcatcttcatcatgGGTCATCTTGCAATGAATCATATTCATGCGCAATTCTATAATGGTTCAACAAATACTACAATTGATATTACCAGCTCACAAATGGTCTTGgcaatgaaattaatttcatttgcATGGTCATATCATGATGGAACTCATCTATCTAAAGAGgattttgatgaattaactGAATATCAAAAGGATCATTCCATTAAAAGCCATCCATCAATTTTAGAATTTTTAGCATATTCATTCTTCTATCCAACTCTCTTGACTGGTCCAAGCTTTGATTATTCtgattttatcaattgGTTAAACTGTGAAATGTTCCATGATCTGCCGGAATTTAAAAAGCCAAAACAATATAGATTGagaaatttcaatttcaaaagatcaattccaaaaaatgggaaattGGCACTTTGGAAAGTTATTCAAGGTTTAATTTGGATGTTCTTGAATGCCATGGGTCTTAAATATTTCCCTGTCAATTTCGTCATagataaatcaaattttaCTTCCAAGTCTTTCCTTTACAAAATCCATTATATGTTTTTATTGGGTTTAATTGCaagatttaaatattaTGCTGCCTGGACAATATCTGAAGCATCTTGTATTGTTTGTGGGTTAGGTTATAACGGATACGAGCCAAAGACTAAAAAGATTAAATGGAACCGTGTTCAAAATGTTGATATTTGGAATGTAGAAATGGCAGAAAATACAAGACAATGTTTAGAAGGTTGGAATATGAGTACCAATAGATGGTTAAAATATTCTATTTACTTAAGAGTAGTAAAGAAAGGTTCTAAACCTGGATTCCGAGCTACCATGTTTACATTTTTGACGTCTGCATTTTGGCATGGTACAAGACCTGGATATTATTTGACATTCGCAACCGGTGCCTTATATCAAACATGTGGGAAATTTTTTAGACGTAATTTAAGAccaattttcttgaaaaaagatGGTGTCACACCAGGTCCA
This window encodes:
- the ALE1 gene encoding lysophospholipid acyltransferase (similar to Saccharomyces cerevisiae ALE1 (YOR175C); ancestral locus Anc_6.66), yielding MHNPVDQLLINVSETYGIDNFTLRYALCLLGSFPANAILKRIPDEKQKSKCLYIIFISMFYLFGILNLSSGFRTLFISSMFTFLITRFYHSKFMPHLNFIFIMGHLAMNHIHAQFYNGSTNTTIDITSSQMVLAMKLISFAWSYHDGTHLSKEDFDELTEYQKDHSIKSHPSILEFLAYSFFYPTLLTGPSFDYSDFINWLNCEMFHDLPEFKKPKQYRLRNFNFKRSIPKNGKLALWKVIQGLIWMFLNAMGLKYFPVNFVIDKSNFTSKSFLYKIHYMFLLGLIARFKYYAAWTISEASCIVCGLGYNGYEPKTKKIKWNRVQNVDIWNVEMAENTRQCLEGWNMSTNRWLKYSIYLRVVKKGSKPGFRATMFTFLTSAFWHGTRPGYYLTFATGALYQTCGKFFRRNLRPIFLKKDGVTPGPYKWIYDYLGMWIIKVTFGYLVQPFLLLDLRQSLKAWSSVYFYGHIGIAISFFLFRGPFAKNVINFCKSKQPKEMEIIRQKALEKEIAQTSTSLGDILKDKIKYEQENEAATKADEMNMTQGIPSLEPEEWENPKKEWLIFIQDYNEWRDTNGLEVEEENLSKAFQNFKQELKENASELGRRKMSFSGYSPKPISKKE